DNA from Paraphotobacterium marinum:
TTTAGTGGGTATTACTGGACTTGATAAAGATGCTGACATTTTAAAAAATGAATTATCTTCAGTTGGAATAAATTCAAACTTTATAGTTGATGATACTAATCCTACGATAAAGAAGCTAAGAATATTGTCACAAAATCAACAACTAATTAGAATAGACTTTGAAGAAAAATTTTCATATAAATGTATTAAAAAAGTGCCTCAATTGATAAGTAATATAATTTCTGATTTTGATGTATTGATCTTATCAGACTATGCAAAAAGCACTTTAGATGATTGTGAAAATATTATAAATGAAGCTAGAAAACTTAATATTCCAGTTATTGTTGACCCAAAAGGAAATGATTTTAGCAAATATACATATGCATCAATATTAACCCCTAACATTCATGAATTTGAACAAATTGTAGGGCCTGTGAATGATGACCAAGTACTCATTCAAAAATCTTTGGAATTAATTCAAAAACTAAGTCTTGAAGCATTATTAGTCACAAGAGGTGCAAATGGCATGACTTTAGTGCTCAAAAATGGTACAGAATATCATATTCCTTCAAATGCTAAAGAGGTTTACGACGTTACAGGTGCGGGAGATACTGTTATTTCTGTTTTATCTGCCTCAATAGCTGTGGGAAGCTCTTTTTATGAATCAAGTTTATTGGCGAATCTTGCAGCAGGTATTGTAGTTTCCAAAATTGGTACTTCTACAGTCAATAATATTGAACTAGCAGAAAAAGCTCAATCTGAAGAATTTAAAAATAAAAAGATTTTAACTCTAGAAGAATTAGTAGATATAGTCACAGTCCACAAGCAAAATAATACTTCAATTGTCTTGACAAATGGATGTTTTGATTTATTGCATGCTGGCCACGTTTCTTATTTAAATGAAGCTGGACAATTAGGAGATAAACTAATTGTTGCAGTTAATTCTGACAACTCAGTTAGAAGGCTTAAAGGAGCAGGCAGACCTATAAATACTTGTGATAGACGAATGCAAGTTTTAGGTGGACTTGGTTCTGTTG
Protein-coding regions in this window:
- the hldE gene encoding bifunctional D-glycero-beta-D-manno-heptose-7-phosphate kinase/D-glycero-beta-D-manno-heptose 1-phosphate adenylyltransferase HldE, whose product is MKLSFPNFRKAKILVVGDLMLDSYWFGSVNRISPEAPVPVVKQKSIEDKPGAAANVAMNLAALGVDVTLVGITGLDKDADILKNELSSVGINSNFIVDDTNPTIKKLRILSQNQQLIRIDFEEKFSYKCIKKVPQLISNIISDFDVLILSDYAKSTLDDCENIINEARKLNIPVIVDPKGNDFSKYTYASILTPNIHEFEQIVGPVNDDQVLIQKSLELIQKLSLEALLVTRGANGMTLVLKNGTEYHIPSNAKEVYDVTGAGDTVISVLSASIAVGSSFYESSLLANLAAGIVVSKIGTSTVNNIELAEKAQSEEFKNKKILTLEELVDIVTVHKQNNTSIVLTNGCFDLLHAGHVSYLNEAGQLGDKLIVAVNSDNSVRRLKGAGRPINTCDRRMQVLGGLGSVDYVVQFDEDTPQRLIAQILPDLLVKGGDYKINEIAGAEDVIENGGEVRILSFKDGLSTTNIINIINNETN